CGACGCCGGGATGACCGTCAAGCTGTTCACCGAATTCGGCATGCTCGGCAAGATCGGCGTGAACAGCGCCGGGCTCGGGCTGCACTTCAACATCCTTCACCATGCCAGCGACAACGGCAGCGGCGGGGTGCCGGTGCACGCGATTGCGCGGCGGATTCTGGAGCAGGCGCGCAGCGTCGATGAGGCCATCGAACTGGCGCGTTCGGCACGGGTCAGTGCATCCACGGTGCTGACGGTGTTCTCTCGCGAAGACTCGAAAATCCGCGCCTGCAGCATCGAGATGTCGCCTGCCGCCACCGCCGTGGTGCTGCCGGACGCCGAAGGCTGGATCACCCATACCAACCACTTCCTCGACCCAAACCTGAGCGCTGGCGAACGCACGCCGGACGCCTCGACCACCTACGCGCGCATCGATCACGTCAACGCCTTGCTGACCGGCATGACCGAGGGCGATCTGGTGCGCCGGGCCGATGCCATGTGCGGTGCGGCCGGCGAGGAGGCACCGATCTGCTTCCATCCCGACCTGAGCATGCCGGCCACCGAACGCTGGGAAACCTTGCTGACCATCGGCATCGACACTGAACACTGTGTGTTCGAATTCGCCGCCGGCAACCCGAAACAGCTGGCCCGCAACGGTTACCAGCGCTTCTGAAGCCCTTGCAGCAACGCCCCGAAAAACAACAACAAGAGGAGCACCCCACATGGCCAGTCACCCTGCATGCACGACGAGTTCACCGTCGGCGCTGAGAACCTTCTTCGTCTCCGGCATGGGCACCGCCCTGGAGTTCTATGACTTCGTGATCTACGGCACCGCCGCCGCGCTGGTGTTTCCGAAGGTGTTTTTCCCGCAGATGGACCCGCTTACCGCGACGCTCGTTGCCTTCGGTGCGTTCGGCGCGGGGTTCTTCGCCCGGCCGTTGGGCGGCATGGTGTTCGGGCATTACGGCGACAAACTCGGTCGGCAGAAAATGCTGGTGATTACCTTGTTGTTGATGGGGCTCAGCACCTTCCTGATCGGCTGCTTGCCGGGTTACGCAACAATCGGCGCGGGTGCGCCGGCGTTGCTGGTGCTGTTGCGACTGGTGCAGGGATTTGCCGCCGGGGGCGA
This genomic window from Pseudomonas kribbensis contains:
- a CDS encoding C45 family autoproteolytic acyltransferase/hydolase, with the translated sequence MNLHCFVTDTRNPQTRGHQIGDAFSAQIRQTVALYLDFFNQLDIPPQQVRAISEASLKALEDWSPTLAEEVVAMAEGADLPLWQLAALNARTEILAVMPSNEGECSTAVFAPHGPQAPKTIQTWDWHDTLVPNGLILQLTTDAGMTVKLFTEFGMLGKIGVNSAGLGLHFNILHHASDNGSGGVPVHAIARRILEQARSVDEAIELARSARVSASTVLTVFSREDSKIRACSIEMSPAATAVVLPDAEGWITHTNHFLDPNLSAGERTPDASTTYARIDHVNALLTGMTEGDLVRRADAMCGAAGEEAPICFHPDLSMPATERWETLLTIGIDTEHCVFEFAAGNPKQLARNGYQRF